The following proteins are encoded in a genomic region of Paraburkholderia flagellata:
- a CDS encoding nuclear transport factor 2 family protein, with the protein MTETPVEVEASTQRVFEHHLGAFAVGIDEILSDYDENAVLMTPGKVYRGLDEIRQFFKAFIDSAEPAFWSAFKITSQCVAREVAYFAWEAKPSVTLATDTLFVKNGKISIQTFTSLGA; encoded by the coding sequence ATGACTGAAACACCCGTAGAAGTCGAGGCGTCAACACAGCGAGTGTTCGAACACCATCTCGGTGCCTTTGCAGTAGGGATCGACGAGATCCTGAGCGATTACGACGAAAACGCTGTATTGATGACGCCCGGGAAGGTATATCGCGGGCTTGATGAAATCAGGCAATTCTTTAAGGCGTTCATCGATAGCGCCGAACCGGCGTTCTGGTCGGCATTCAAGATCACGAGCCAATGCGTTGCTCGCGAAGTCGCTTACTTCGCATGGGAAGCGAAGCCCTCGGTCACGCTTGCGACCGATACGCTCTTCGTGAAGAACGGGAAGATTTCCATCCAGACCTTCACCTCGCTCGGCGCATAG
- a CDS encoding efflux transporter outer membrane subunit: MKAHRPLRTISAWMSPLAAAAALCLAGCVNYAGIKSNHQIEEPAKYETQQSLPAEGGKWPSLDWSEQFGDPQLSKLIDEALKGNPSIDEARARIDKATAYAGSAKSALYPNVSGSYSFSRNLYSENTVYPAPIGGNWASENTVLAGASWDLDFWGKNHQRLKEAISDQNVAEAEMQAVRVSLATSVASTYNELARLYALRDIAANELKNREEIEHITNGRVNAGLDTNVERQTANGDTATIRSTLTNLDGQITTVRYQLGALLGAGPDRGLAIAVPTLGNGAAVSLPDNVPADLISRRPDLVAAYWQVDAAAHGVKEAKAEFFPDINLSASLGLDAFGWGHFLNSSSRQIQAGSAIHLPIFDAGALRSQLKGRYADFDYGVANYNKTLINALSEVATQVTLIRSTDKQLVDAQAALDAQTKAYQLAVVRYRSGLNEQLQVLNADDNRLTAEQAVANLKMDRRNMQVALIKALGGGFDAEKTELATQSGTPDTSLSVLHPNK; encoded by the coding sequence ATGAAAGCGCATCGCCCGTTGAGAACCATCAGTGCCTGGATGTCTCCGCTAGCAGCGGCGGCAGCGCTGTGCCTCGCAGGTTGTGTCAACTACGCTGGTATCAAGAGCAATCACCAGATTGAAGAACCGGCGAAATATGAAACTCAACAGAGTTTGCCCGCTGAAGGCGGGAAATGGCCTTCGCTGGATTGGTCGGAGCAGTTCGGCGATCCGCAACTATCGAAATTGATTGACGAGGCGCTGAAGGGTAATCCGAGCATCGATGAAGCGCGAGCACGCATCGACAAGGCGACGGCTTATGCAGGCAGCGCGAAATCGGCACTCTATCCGAACGTAAGCGGCTCCTATTCCTTTTCGCGCAATCTCTACTCGGAGAATACGGTCTATCCGGCGCCGATCGGCGGAAACTGGGCCAGCGAGAACACCGTGCTGGCGGGTGCATCATGGGATCTGGACTTCTGGGGAAAGAATCACCAGCGGTTGAAGGAGGCTATTTCCGACCAGAACGTCGCCGAGGCCGAAATGCAAGCCGTGCGCGTTTCGCTCGCCACGTCGGTAGCCAGCACTTATAACGAGCTCGCGCGTCTGTACGCATTGCGCGACATTGCGGCGAATGAACTAAAGAACCGCGAAGAGATCGAGCACATTACCAACGGGCGCGTCAATGCTGGCCTCGACACGAACGTAGAACGGCAAACGGCCAATGGCGATACAGCGACCATTCGCTCGACGCTTACCAACCTGGACGGGCAGATCACGACGGTGCGCTACCAGCTTGGTGCACTACTAGGTGCGGGACCCGATCGCGGACTCGCCATCGCAGTGCCCACGCTCGGGAACGGAGCTGCAGTTTCCTTACCGGATAACGTGCCGGCAGACCTGATTTCCCGCCGCCCCGACCTCGTCGCGGCTTACTGGCAAGTCGATGCCGCAGCGCATGGCGTCAAGGAAGCGAAGGCGGAATTCTTTCCCGACATCAATCTGTCTGCTTCGCTGGGGCTGGACGCTTTCGGCTGGGGGCACTTTCTGAATTCTTCCAGCCGGCAGATCCAGGCCGGTTCGGCCATTCACCTGCCGATTTTCGATGCCGGTGCGCTGCGCTCGCAATTGAAAGGCCGTTATGCCGACTTCGACTATGGCGTCGCGAACTACAACAAGACGCTGATCAACGCGCTGTCTGAGGTTGCCACCCAGGTGACGCTGATCCGCTCGACCGACAAGCAGCTCGTGGACGCGCAGGCAGCGTTGGACGCACAGACGAAAGCGTACCAGCTTGCGGTCGTGCGCTACCGGTCCGGTTTGAATGAGCAGCTTCAGGTGCTTAATGCCGACGACAACCGACTCACCGCCGAACAGGCCGTTGCGAATCT
- a CDS encoding VOC family protein, giving the protein MAKLIHTMIRVRELERSLEFYRLAFGLVEGHRLDFPDFALVYLRNAENDFEVELTWNKGRELAYTHGDGYGHVAVAVSGLEVERARFAELGFGPTPVKEFKDGDTLLARYFFVQDPDGYKIEVLEKSGHYV; this is encoded by the coding sequence TTGGCCAAGCTGATTCATACCATGATCCGGGTTCGGGAACTCGAGCGGTCGCTCGAGTTCTACCGGCTCGCTTTCGGGCTGGTAGAAGGCCACCGGCTCGACTTCCCTGATTTCGCATTGGTCTACCTGCGCAATGCAGAGAACGATTTTGAAGTCGAACTCACGTGGAATAAGGGCCGCGAATTGGCTTACACCCACGGTGATGGGTATGGGCACGTGGCAGTGGCGGTTTCCGGACTCGAGGTAGAGCGGGCCCGTTTTGCAGAACTCGGATTCGGGCCAACGCCAGTGAAGGAGTTCAAGGACGGGGACACACTGCTTGCACGATACTTCTTTGTGCAGGACCCGGACGGATACAAGATCGAGGTGCTAGAGAAATCGGGGCACTACGTTTGA
- a CDS encoding cupin domain-containing protein — MEIKAKIQEEAVQIDEIPWKPFPDALSQGGIRWKMLHASPEMGAWTAMFDCPAGSSFNAHFHVGPGEYLLTKGRMDVRGGKEHGGDTVVAPAYGYESANARHDKTYFPVDSAFYMTFLGPLSFIREDGTPIIVVTWDEAQRAYAG, encoded by the coding sequence ATGGAAATCAAGGCGAAGATCCAGGAAGAGGCTGTACAGATCGACGAAATCCCCTGGAAGCCTTTTCCCGATGCACTGTCGCAAGGCGGTATTCGCTGGAAGATGTTGCACGCGTCACCCGAAATGGGCGCGTGGACCGCCATGTTCGACTGTCCCGCAGGATCGTCCTTCAACGCGCATTTTCACGTGGGCCCCGGCGAGTATCTGCTAACGAAGGGGCGGATGGATGTGCGCGGCGGGAAGGAGCATGGCGGCGACACTGTTGTCGCTCCGGCGTATGGCTATGAATCGGCCAACGCGCGGCACGATAAAACGTACTTCCCGGTGGACAGCGCGTTCTACATGACCTTTCTCGGTCCGCTGTCGTTTATCCGCGAGGACGGGACGCCGATCATCGTCGTGACGTGGGACGAGGCGCAGCGGGCGTACGCCGGTTGA
- a CDS encoding MarR family winged helix-turn-helix transcriptional regulator, producing MNTLPLYVDDCFAIRQAARHISKLYERHLSEVGVTPTQFSILSTLARAPGLTMLEIAEAMVMDRTTLIRTLKPLERNGLVGESSEIGNKRRLRLHITASGRAKLDKAIGHWRTAQASFETSFGEREAARLRLELFRLTSDNSWR from the coding sequence ATGAACACACTCCCACTCTACGTCGACGACTGCTTCGCTATTCGGCAAGCAGCCCGGCATATTTCGAAGCTGTACGAGCGTCACCTTTCCGAAGTGGGCGTGACACCGACCCAGTTCAGTATTCTGAGCACGTTGGCTCGTGCCCCGGGGCTCACCATGCTGGAGATTGCGGAGGCGATGGTGATGGATAGAACCACCCTCATTCGAACGCTCAAGCCTCTGGAACGAAACGGGCTCGTTGGTGAATCCTCGGAGATCGGGAACAAGCGCCGGTTGCGGTTGCATATCACAGCATCCGGCCGAGCGAAGCTGGATAAGGCCATCGGTCATTGGCGCACCGCGCAGGCAAGTTTCGAAACCAGTTTTGGCGAACGTGAGGCCGCGCGGCTGAGGCTGGAACTCTTCCGGCTGACGAGCGATAACAGCTGGCGATAG